The Pongo abelii isolate AG06213 chromosome 23, NHGRI_mPonAbe1-v2.0_pri, whole genome shotgun sequence genome includes a window with the following:
- the LOC129052777 gene encoding LOW QUALITY PROTEIN: MAPK-interacting and spindle-stabilizing protein-like (The sequence of the model RefSeq protein was modified relative to this genomic sequence to represent the inferred CDS: inserted 1 base in 1 codon) → LWPGCGPALHRPCSALRVPAWAQPLSYHIPDPSRTLILALTLPWPSPGPSLVLPCPSMPWPCPHPALVLHWSCLALALPWPRPCLLPGLALALPWPDPRPTESMKWPWTCLAIVCPGPVLSPPCSGPALTLALLLDLPLLWPCPVFGHALCYPSPALPWPWPYHGLLLPWPGPTLAFSTLALPXPWPCPALALALPYPGPGSALALPCSGSSLVLPSPWPCPCSGPVPGPALTLTLALTIPRPHTGHAWPWPLLWPCPGPALTLTLALTIPRPHTGHAWPWPLLWPCPGPALALCYLSPALALNSPWPYPHPTLALPYPGLALPWLWFCPGPGSALALPLPWTLPGHVFSMVLLWPCPCPVPFLVLPCFWPCPVRVLLLTLALDLPVPALPYPGPFLALH, encoded by the exons CTATGGCCTGGCTGTGGCCCTGCCTTGCACAGGCCATGCTCTGCCCTGCGTGTCCCAGCCTGGGCCCAGCCCTTGTCCTACCATATTCCTGACCCCAGCCGTACCCTTATTCTGGCCCTGACCCTGCCGTGGCCCTCTCCTGGCCCTTCCTTGGTCCTGCCCTGCCCTTCCATGCCCTGGCCTTGCCCTCACCCTGCATTGGTCCTGCACTGGTCCTGCCTTGCCCTGGCACTGCCTTGGCCCCGGCCCTGCCTTCTCCCTGGCCTTGCCCTTGCCCTGCCCTGGCCTGACCCCAGGCCTACCGAGTCCATGAAATGGCCCTGGACCTGCCTTGCCATCGTCTGTCCTGGCCCTGTATTGTCCCCACCATGCTCTGGTCCAGCGCTTACCCTGGCCCTGTTGCTAGACCTGCCATTGCTATGGCCCTGCCCTGTTTTCGGCCATGCCCTGTGCTACCCtagccctgccctgccttggcCTTGGCCCTACCATGGCCTTCTCCTACCCTGGCCTGGCCCTACACTGGCCTTTTCTACCCTGGCCTTGC TGCCCTGGCCTTGCCCTGCCCTGGCCTTGGCTTTGCCTTATCCTGGTCCTGGTtctgccctggccctgccttgCTCTGGATCCTCTCTGGTTCTGCCTtctccctggccctgcccttgctCTGGCCCTGTCCCTGGCCCAGCCTTGACCCTGACGCTGGCCCTGACAATCCCCAGGCCCCACACTGGCCATGCTTGGCCCTGGCCCCTCCTTtggccctgccctggcccagCCTTGACCCTGACCCTGGCCCTGACAATCCCCAGGCCCCACACTGGCCATGCTTGGCCCTGGCCCCTCCTTtggccctgccctggccctgccttgGCCCTGTGCTATCTTAGTCCTGCCCTGGCCCTGAACTCGCCCTGGCCCTACCCTCACCCTACACTGGCCCTGCCCTACCCTGGCCTTGCCCTGCCCTGGCTCTGGTTCTGCCCTGGCCCTGGTTCTGCCCTGGCCTTGCCCTTGCCCTGGACCCTCCCTGGCCATGTTTTTTCCATGGTCCTTCTCTGGCCTTGCCCTTGCCCTGTCCCCTTTCTGGTACTGCCATGTTTCTGGCCCTGCCCTGTCCGTGTCCTGCTCCTGACTCTGGCCCTGGAcctccctgtccctgccctgCCATACCCTGGCCCGTTCCTTGCTCTACACTGA